The stretch of DNA TGCCCAGCGCCATGCCGCTGGTGTAGTCGACGAGCGCGACGCCTGTCGCTCCCTCGATGGAGGCGAGCGCTTCCTTCAGGCAGGTCTCGGTGTTGGCCATGGCCGGGTCTCCTTGTTCTGTCAACTATCAGTGGTAGTGCGCGCGTTGGTGGCAGTGGTGCGTGGCGCGCGGGTGGTTCTGGTCCGTGCGGTGCCGGTCCTGGTGGCCGGTTTCGCGGCTTTCGCGGGCGCCTTGCCGGAAGCGTCGGCCGCCTCGGCGTCGACCAGCTCCCCGATGCGGGCGCCCGCACGGCGGCCCTCCAGATGGAGGCGGCCGACGTTGACGCGGTCCTGGGCGAGCAGGGTCAGCACCGCGGTGCGGCCCGCCGCGTAGGTCGCGACATAGCCGTGGACGCCCCGCACGAGCAGTTCGCGCAGATCGCCCTGGCCGGTCATGTCCGACATGCGCACGGCGACGCCGAGCGCGGTCGCGGTGAGTGCCGCCACGCTCTCCGGCTCCACACCGGGGGTGTCGTGGGCCAGTACGAGGCCGTCGACACTGGCGGCGAGGGCGCCGGTGAGCTGGGGTACCCGGGCTCTGAGCCGGCGTAGCTCGTCCAGGATCTCGGGCTCGGCTGCTGCCATCCGGTGTCTCCTCTCAAAGGGCCTCCAGCGCATCCCTGAGCCTCTTCAGCAGCGTGATGTGGGGGTCGGTGGTGTACGCCAGCCGGTCGGCGAGCGCGGGGGTCTGTCCGGCGCCGTCCGGTACGGGCGCGTCCCGTGGCGCGACGACCGGCGCGACGAGCCCCGCGGCCGCCAGACGCCGTACGTCCACCAGGGTGTGGAACGCCTGCCGGCCCAGCTCCCGGGCCAGGTCGGTGGCCGTGCGGGTGCCGTCGACCCGCTCCAGGAGCTTCCGCTGGCGGGGCGTCAGCTTCGGTGCCGCGGCGGCGTGTGTCCGCACCAGCGGGGCGCTGTCGGGCGCGGCGTCGGGCCAGACGCGGTGCAGCAGCTCGCGGCGGCGCAGGATCCCGCGCTCCAGGGCGGCCACCGGGACCGGCAGGACGGGGCCGAGCGGGTGGGCGATGCCGTAGCGGAACCGGCCCGGGGTGCTGCTCGGGGCGAGCGCGAAGTAGGCGGCGTCGTGGAGTGCGCCCAGGTGGCACAACTCCAGGGCTCCCTCGGTCAGATGGCCGCCGTCCAGCAGCAGGCGTGCGGCGCCGCGCCGGTCGTCGGCGCGGGTGACCGCGTCCCGCCACGCCTCGGCCGTCAACGTGCCGTGGGCGGTGAGCAGCAGGTCCAGGCCGGGGCTCAGGGGGCTCTCGGCGTGCACCACACGGCCCTCGGCGAGGTGGAGCGTGCCGTGTTCGCGGACCAGGACGCCGGTGGCCTGCTCGGCGGCGAGCCGGGTCAGCATCGGCGAGAGGTCGCCCCAGGCCGTGTCCTCGGCGGCCGGCTTGCTGCGCAGCGGCAGCTGGGGTGGGGGCGGGGTGTCGACCACGGTCATCCCAGCACCAGCCGCTCGGCCATCTCTCCCAGGCGTATGCGGGCCAGGGCGAGGTTGCCCTCGGCGCGGGTCAGCCACAGGTGCAGGAACACGCTGCTGTCGAAGGACGTGTCCACGAACCGCAGCAGGTGGTAGCTGTCGCGGTTGCTGACGATCAGGTCCTCCACCGGGGGGCGCTCGCCGTCGGGGTCCTCGGCGGCGGCGAAGGCGCCGTGCTCGGCCGCCAGCCGGGCCAGTTCGGCGGCCTCCGCCGCGGTGGTCTCGTGGTCGCCGCCCGGGGACTCCCCGACGGTGCCCAGGGCAAGTCCGCTCGTCCAGTCGACCAGCGCGGCGCCTCTGGCACCGGGCAGCCGCATGGCGTCCAGTAGGCACTCGTCGATTCCGGGCACCGTTGTTCCTCTCCCACCGGGGGTTCGGCTGAGTGATGCCGACGTTACGCACGGTGTACGCCGGTGGTGAGGGTTACGGCATTTTCCGGTGGAACATGCGACCGAGGGGCTAGTGTGGGTCGACTGAACCGGGTTTCAGGCGGGTCTCGCCGTGCCTTCGGCGCGCCTCAGGAGCGCTCGGGTGCGCGCAGGGTGGTGAGCGCCGAGGCGTGCGCCCCTCCTGACTCGGCCACGATCTCCTCGACCGGCTGCGGCTCGCGCACGACCGCGAAGGCGACACCCCCGCGGCCGTCCGGGACGTAGCCGTAAACCCCGGGCCGGGGCAGGGAGTTGTAGGCGTAGTGGTGGGCGAAGTAGTAGGCCCCGGTGTCCAGCGCCGCCACGTGGTCGCCCGGTTCGAGCGGGGCGAGCGCGCGGGCCTCGGCGAGCAGGTCGCCCGCGAAGCAGGCGGGCCCGGCCACGTCCTGCACCACCTCGGGTCCCGGCTTGGGCCGCCCCTTCGCGTCGTACGCGGCCAGGCGCAGCGGCCAGGCCTCCGGCACGTAGACCGTGCGCGTCGCGACCTGCACGCCCGCGTGGGTCACGGCCACCGGCCGTCCCCCGGCGCTCTTGGTGTACTCCACCCGGGCCACCAGCGTGCCCTGCTTGGCCAGCAGCGACCGCCCGAACTCGGTCACCAGCCCGTACCGCCCCTCGCACAGCCCCGGCATCACCTCGCGCAGCAGCCGCGCGTACCGCGCGTAGGTCGGCGCGGTCGCCTCGGAGCCGAAGTTCACCGGCAGCCCGCCGCCGATGTCGAGGGTGTCGATCTGCCGCCGCCCCGCGCGCGCGTTGATCTCCTCGGCGAGTTCGTACGTCCGTGCCACGCCCTGCGCCATCAGGGAGAGCGGGATGCCCTGGGACCCGGTGTGGGCGTGCAGCCGGGTCAGCCACGGACGGTCCAGATACGCCCGCACGACCCACTCGCGGGCGCCCTCGTCACGTAGCGCCACGCCGAACTTCGAGGTCGCCGTGGCCGTCGACAGCGCCTCGATGGCACCTCCGCCGACCTGCGGATTCACCCGTATCCCGAGCGGTGAGCGAGGGGTGGTGGAGCCCACGAGGGCGTCGATGCGTCCCAGCTCCTGCGGGTTGTCCGCGTTGACGGCGATACCGAGTTCCAGCGCCTCGCGCAGTTCGGCAGGCGTCTTGGCGGGTGAGTCCAGCACGGTACGGGCGGGCGGCACCCCGGCCGCCCGCGCCAGCGCCAGTTCCCCCGGGCTCGCCACCTCGGCGCCGATGCCCTCCTCGTGCAGCAGCCGCAGGACGGGCACGAGCGGGGTCGCCTTGACGGCGAAGGCGTGCAGCACCGGAGTCCCCGGCGCCAGCACCGCCTCGAACGCCGCCCGGAGCGCCGTCGCGGACTCCCGGATGCCGGTGACGTCGAGCAGGCCCACGATGGGGGAGCCGAGGCCGAGCAGCCCCTGCGCCACCGCGGCCCGCACCGCCTCGTCCCGTCGTACCGCCCGCCCGCGGTCCGCCTCGCCGATCCTGTCGCCGTGGTTCTGGCCCATGCCGTCGTCCATGCCGCGCCCCCGGTCTCGTCGGAGTGTCTCCAGGTCCTGCCTTCCTGACCTGGAGCGGGCCAAACATGAGCCGGTCGTGCGGCCCGGCCCGTGCACGCGTATTGACTAGCTCTATTCATCGCGCCAGGATGTGAATAGTCGCAGAAATAATCCGCCGGGAGCACCCACCAGGAGGCAGACCATGTCAGGACCCCGCCCCGTACGAGCGCCGCGCGGTACGGAACTGAGCGCCCTGGGATGGCAGCAGGAAGCCGCCCTGCGGATGCTCCAGAACAACCTCGACCCCGAGGTCGCCGAGCACCCCGACAAGCTCGTCGTCTACGGCGGCACCGGCAAGGCGGCCCGCGACTGGCGCTCCTTCGACGCCATGGTCCGCACGCTGAGGACCCTCAAGGCCGACGAGACCATGCTCGTCCAGTCCGGCCGCCCGGTCGGCGTCATGCAGACCCACGAGTGGGCCCCGCGCGTGCTGCTGGCCAACTCCAACCTCGTCGGCGACTGGGCCAACTGGGAGGAGTTCCGCCGCCTGGAGGCCCTCGGCCTGACGATGTACGGCCAGATGACCGCCGGCTCCTGGATCTACATCGGCACCCAGGGCATCCTCCAGGGCACCTACGAGACCTTCGCCGCCGTCGCCGCGAAGAAGTTCGGCGGCACGCTCGCCGGGACGATCACCCTGACCGCCGGCCTCGGCGGCATGGGCGGCGCCCAGCCCCTCGCCGTCACCATGAACGACGGCGTGGCCATCTGCATCGACTGCGACCCGCGCGCCATCGAGCGGCGCATCGAGCACCGCTACCTCGACGTGAAGGCCGACTCCCTGGAGCAGGCCCTCCAACTGGCCGTGGAGGCGCGCGACCAGCGCAAGGCCCTGTCCATCGGCGTCCTGGGCAACGCGGCCGAGCTCGTCCCGCAGCTGCTCGCGATGAGCGCGCCCATCGACATCGTCACCGACCAGACCTCCGCCCACGACCCGCTGGCCTACCTCCCGCTGGGCGTCGACTTCGAGGACATGGCCGACGCCGCCGCCAAGGACCCGGCCGGCTTCACCACCCGGGCCCGCGAGGCCATGGCCCGGCACGTCGAGGCCATGGTCGGCTTCATGGACGCCGGCGCCGAGGTCTTCGACTACGGCAACTCGATCCGCGGCGAGGCCCAGCTCGCCGGGTACGAGCGGGCGTTCGCCTTCCCCGGGTTCGTCCCCGCCTACATCCGGCCGCTGTTCTGCGAGGGCAAGGGCCCGTTCCGCTGGGCCGCGCTGTCGGGTGAGGCGTCCGACATCGCCAAGACCGACAAGGCGATCCTGGACCTGTTCCCCGAGAACGAGTCCCTGGCGCGCTGGATCAAGCTGGCCGGCGAGCGCGTCCACTTCCAGGGCCTGCCCGCTCGCATCTGCTGGCTCGGCTACGGCGAGCGCGACAAGGCGGGCGAGCGGTTCAACGACATGGTCGCGAGCGGTGAGCTCCAGGCGCCGATCGTGATCGGCCGCGACCACCTCGACTGCGGCTCCGTCGCCTCCCCGTACCGGGAGACCGAGGCCATGCTCGACGGCTCCGACGCGATCGCCGACTGGCCGCTGCTGAACGCGATGGTGAACGTGGCGTCGGGCGCGTCCTGGGTGTCGATCCACCACGGTGGCGGCGTCGGCATGGGACGGTCCATCCACGCCGGCCAGGTGACGGTCGCCGACGGCACCGCGCTCGCCGGGGAGAAGATCCGGCGGGTGCTCACCAACGACCCCGGCATGGGCGTGATCCGGCACGTGGACGCCGGGTACGACATCGCGGAGTCGGTGGCCGGCGAACGCGGGGTGCGCGTGCCCATGCGCGAGGGTGAGGAGGCGTGACGCGGCATCCGGCCGATTCGAGCGAGGTCCGCCCGGCCGCGACGCGGACCCCGACGCCCGCCGTGGGCGACTCCTTCCACACGATGTGGCGGGAGCTGCTCCCCGTCGGGCGCCACCCCGAGTCCGGTGGCTACCGGCGATTCGCCTGGACCGCGGCCGACGCCGAGTGCCGGGCCTGGTTCCGGCGGCAGGCCGAGGACCGCGGGCTGGCCTACGAGGTCGACCGCAACGGCAACCAGTGGGCCTGGCTCGGGGACCCCGCGGCCGGGGACGCCGTGGTCACCGGGTCGCACCTCGACTCCGTGCCCGACGGCGGGGCCTTCGACGGGCCCCTGGGCGTCGTGTCCTCCTTCGCCGCCCTCGACGAACTGCGCGGCCGGAACGCGCGGTTCACCAAGCCGCTGGCCGTCGTCAACTTCGGTGACGAGGAGGGCGCCCGGTTCGGGCTGGCCTGCACCGGCTCGCGGCTGACCGCCGGGCAGCTCACCGTCGAGCAGGCGCACCGGCTCACCGACGCCGACGGAGTCACGCTGGCCAGGGCCATGGAGGCCGCCGGGTACGACCCCGACGCCATCGGCCCCGACCCGGAGCGGCTCGCGCGCATCGGCGCCTTCGTCGAACTGCACGTCGAGCAGGGACGCGCCCTCGACCTGACCGGCGACCCCGTCGGCGTGGCCAGCGCCATCTGGCCGCACGGGCGGTGGCGGTTCGACTTCCGGGGCGAGGCCAACCACGCGGGCACCACCCGGCTCGTCGACCGGCGCGACCCGATGCTGTCGTACGCCGAGACCGTGCTCGCCGCCCGGCACGAGGCGACGCTCGCCGGTGCCGTCGCCACCTTCGGCAAGATCGCCGTCGAGCCGAACGGCGTCAACGCGATCCCGTCCCTGGTGCGCGGCTGGCTCGACTCCCGCGCCGCCGACCAGGCGACCCTGGACACCGTGGTCACCGGTGTCGAGAAGGCGGCCCGCGAGTACGCCGCGGCGCACGGCGTCGACCTGGACGTGGTCCGCGAGTCCTTCACGCCCGTCGTCGAGTTCGACCACACCCTGCGCGACGAGCTCGCCCGTCTCCTGGGCACGGACACCGACCTGAAGGTGCCGGTGCTCGGCACGGGTGCCGGACACGACGCCGGAATCCTGTCCGGGAGCGTCCCGACCGCCATGCTGTTCGTGCGCAACCCCACCGGTGTCTCGCACTCCCCGGCCGAGTTCGCGGCCGAGGACGACTGTGTGGCCGGGGTGCGCGCGCTCGCCGACGTACTGGAAGGGCTGGCCTGCACGTGACCCCCACCGAGCAGACGCGGACGTACTGGCTGGAGCAGGCCTGGCACGGCACCCTTCCCCAAGCTCTCGACGGCGCTCGAGCAGGGGGGACCCCCATCGAGCCGGGCGTGGCGCTCGACGTGCGCGGCGGCCGCATCGCGGCCGTCCGCACCGGCGTGCCCGTCCCGCCCATGGGAGCCGAGGTGCTGCGGGGACTCACGATCCCGGGACTCGCCAACGCGCACAGCCACGCCTTCCACCGGGCTCTGCGCGGCACCGTCCAGGTCGGCTCCGGGACGTTCTGGACCTGGCGCGAGGTCATGTACGCCACCGCCGACCGGCTCACCCCCGAGACGTACCACGCGCTGGCCCGCGCGGTGTACGCCGAGATGGCGCTGGCCGGCATCACCGCCGTCGGCGAGTTCCACTACGTCCACCACGCTCCGGGAGGCGCCCGGTACGCCGACCCGAACGCGATGGGCGAGGCCCTGATCGAGGCCGCTGCCGAAGCCGGAATCCGCATCACCCTCCTCGACACCTGCTACCTGGCCGCCGGATTCGGTCAGCCGCCCGACACCCACCAGCTCCGCTTCTCCGACGGGACGGCCGAGGCCTGGGCCGAACGCTGTTCAGTTCTCAAGGAACGGGATCACGCGCGGATCGGTGCCGCCGTGCACTCCGTACGGGCCGTGCCCGCGCGGGAACTGGCGACGGTGGCGCGGTGGGCCGAGGAGCGGCGGGCCCCGCTCCATGTGCACCTGTCGGAGCAGACCGCCGAGAACGACGCCTGCCAGGCCGCCCACGGCTGCACCCCGGCCCGGCTGCTGGCCGACCACGGCGTCCTCGGCCCGCGCACGACCGGCGTGCACAACACCCACCTGACCGACGAGGACATCGCCCTGCTCGGCGGATCCGGCACCGGCACCTGCATGTGTCCGACCACCGAGCGGGACCTGGCCGACGGCATCGGGCCCGCCGTCGCCCTCCAGCGCGCCGGCTCCCCGCTCTCCCTGGGCTCCGACAGCCACGCCGTCGTCGACCTGCTCGAAGAGGCCCGCGCGATGGAGCTGAACGAGCGGCTGCGCACCCGCACCCGCGGCCACTGGACGGCCGCGGCCCTGCTGCGGGCCGCCACCGCCGACGGACACGCCGCCCTCGGCTGGTCCGACGCCGGCAGCCTCACCCCCGGCGCCCGCGCCGACTTCACGACGATCGCGCTGGACTCGGTCAGGACAGCGGGGACGCTGCCCAGGCTCGGCGCCGAGACGGCCGTATTCGCGGCGACCGCCGCGGACGTACGCCATACGGTCGTGGCCGGTCGGCACATCGTGCGGGACGGCGCCCACACCCTCGTACCGGACGTGCCGTCGGCGCTGGCAGGCGCCGTCCAGGCACTGCGCGGCTGAATTTCCCCGTCACCCCTGAGGACACCATGAGCAGCACCGCCATCACCAACATCGCCACGCTGGTCACCAACGACCCCTCCCTCGGTGACGGATCCCCCCTCGGACTGATCCGGGACGCGGCCGTCGTCATCGAGGGCGACCGCGTCGCGTGGACCGGTGAATCCAGCAAAGCACCCGCCACTGACAACCGGGTCGACGCCGGCGGCCGGGCGGTGATCCCCGGCTTCGTCGACTCCCACTCCCACCTGGTCTTCGCGGGCGACCGCACCGAGGAGTTCAACGCCCGCATGTCCGGCCGGGCCTACAGCGCGGGCGGCATCCGCACCACGGTCGCCGCCACCCGCGCCGCCACCGACGCGGAGCTGGAGGCCAACCTCACCCACTACCTCGCCGAGGCCCTGCGCCAGGGCACGACCACGTTCGAGACCAAGTCCGGCTACGGCCTCACCGTCGCCGACGAGGCCCGCGCCCTGCGCATCGCCGCCGCGCACACCGACGAGGTCACCTACCTCGGCGCCCACATCGTCTCCCCGGACTACGCCGAGGACCCCGCGGCGTACGTCGCCCTGGTCACCGGGG from Streptomyces sp. 6-11-2 encodes:
- a CDS encoding allantoate amidohydrolase, which encodes MWRELLPVGRHPESGGYRRFAWTAADAECRAWFRRQAEDRGLAYEVDRNGNQWAWLGDPAAGDAVVTGSHLDSVPDGGAFDGPLGVVSSFAALDELRGRNARFTKPLAVVNFGDEEGARFGLACTGSRLTAGQLTVEQAHRLTDADGVTLARAMEAAGYDPDAIGPDPERLARIGAFVELHVEQGRALDLTGDPVGVASAIWPHGRWRFDFRGEANHAGTTRLVDRRDPMLSYAETVLAARHEATLAGAVATFGKIAVEPNGVNAIPSLVRGWLDSRAADQATLDTVVTGVEKAAREYAAAHGVDLDVVRESFTPVVEFDHTLRDELARLLGTDTDLKVPVLGTGAGHDAGILSGSVPTAMLFVRNPTGVSHSPAEFAAEDDCVAGVRALADVLEGLACT
- a CDS encoding roadblock/LC7 domain-containing protein, with the translated sequence MAAAEPEILDELRRLRARVPQLTGALAASVDGLVLAHDTPGVEPESVAALTATALGVAVRMSDMTGQGDLRELLVRGVHGYVATYAAGRTAVLTLLAQDRVNVGRLHLEGRRAGARIGELVDAEAADASGKAPAKAAKPATRTGTARTRTTRAPRTTATNARTTTDS
- a CDS encoding formimidoylglutamate deiminase, yielding MTPTEQTRTYWLEQAWHGTLPQALDGARAGGTPIEPGVALDVRGGRIAAVRTGVPVPPMGAEVLRGLTIPGLANAHSHAFHRALRGTVQVGSGTFWTWREVMYATADRLTPETYHALARAVYAEMALAGITAVGEFHYVHHAPGGARYADPNAMGEALIEAAAEAGIRITLLDTCYLAAGFGQPPDTHQLRFSDGTAEAWAERCSVLKERDHARIGAAVHSVRAVPARELATVARWAEERRAPLHVHLSEQTAENDACQAAHGCTPARLLADHGVLGPRTTGVHNTHLTDEDIALLGGSGTGTCMCPTTERDLADGIGPAVALQRAGSPLSLGSDSHAVVDLLEEARAMELNERLRTRTRGHWTAAALLRAATADGHAALGWSDAGSLTPGARADFTTIALDSVRTAGTLPRLGAETAVFAATAADVRHTVVAGRHIVRDGAHTLVPDVPSALAGAVQALRG
- a CDS encoding diaminopimelate decarboxylase, whose product is MDDGMGQNHGDRIGEADRGRAVRRDEAVRAAVAQGLLGLGSPIVGLLDVTGIRESATALRAAFEAVLAPGTPVLHAFAVKATPLVPVLRLLHEEGIGAEVASPGELALARAAGVPPARTVLDSPAKTPAELREALELGIAVNADNPQELGRIDALVGSTTPRSPLGIRVNPQVGGGAIEALSTATATSKFGVALRDEGAREWVVRAYLDRPWLTRLHAHTGSQGIPLSLMAQGVARTYELAEEINARAGRRQIDTLDIGGGLPVNFGSEATAPTYARYARLLREVMPGLCEGRYGLVTEFGRSLLAKQGTLVARVEYTKSAGGRPVAVTHAGVQVATRTVYVPEAWPLRLAAYDAKGRPKPGPEVVQDVAGPACFAGDLLAEARALAPLEPGDHVAALDTGAYYFAHHYAYNSLPRPGVYGYVPDGRGGVAFAVVREPQPVEEIVAESGGAHASALTTLRAPERS
- a CDS encoding transcriptional regulator, with the protein product MTVVDTPPPPQLPLRSKPAAEDTAWGDLSPMLTRLAAEQATGVLVREHGTLHLAEGRVVHAESPLSPGLDLLLTAHGTLTAEAWRDAVTRADDRRGAARLLLDGGHLTEGALELCHLGALHDAAYFALAPSSTPGRFRYGIAHPLGPVLPVPVAALERGILRRRELLHRVWPDAAPDSAPLVRTHAAAAPKLTPRQRKLLERVDGTRTATDLARELGRQAFHTLVDVRRLAAAGLVAPVVAPRDAPVPDGAGQTPALADRLAYTTDPHITLLKRLRDALEAL
- the hutU gene encoding urocanate hydratase, whose amino-acid sequence is MSGPRPVRAPRGTELSALGWQQEAALRMLQNNLDPEVAEHPDKLVVYGGTGKAARDWRSFDAMVRTLRTLKADETMLVQSGRPVGVMQTHEWAPRVLLANSNLVGDWANWEEFRRLEALGLTMYGQMTAGSWIYIGTQGILQGTYETFAAVAAKKFGGTLAGTITLTAGLGGMGGAQPLAVTMNDGVAICIDCDPRAIERRIEHRYLDVKADSLEQALQLAVEARDQRKALSIGVLGNAAELVPQLLAMSAPIDIVTDQTSAHDPLAYLPLGVDFEDMADAAAKDPAGFTTRAREAMARHVEAMVGFMDAGAEVFDYGNSIRGEAQLAGYERAFAFPGFVPAYIRPLFCEGKGPFRWAALSGEASDIAKTDKAILDLFPENESLARWIKLAGERVHFQGLPARICWLGYGERDKAGERFNDMVASGELQAPIVIGRDHLDCGSVASPYRETEAMLDGSDAIADWPLLNAMVNVASGASWVSIHHGGGVGMGRSIHAGQVTVADGTALAGEKIRRVLTNDPGMGVIRHVDAGYDIAESVAGERGVRVPMREGEEA